The window CAGTCAAAAAAATGACAATGCACCGTACTACAAAATACGTACTGTATAAAAAATACACTGTGTCTCTTTATTAAAAACTTGACTTCCTAAAAAATCGTTTTATAAGACATAATAATTAGCTCAAAGAAACTCTCGACCGGCTATTCAATAATGTATACTACATTGTCATGCCATATTTATTCAGCAGATGAACAACACAGATCAAACGAGACATTATTGTAGCACGCAACAACACGCCTTATTCGAGGCTTTTTCCTCTTCTATTACGTTGCAGATGAGGTCACCAGGGTAGCCTCAAGGCAGAGAGAGGCAGACCAAGCCACCATACACCATTTACCAATAATCAGAGAGAAAGATTATGAATGCTCCAGAATCCATGATCCGCCTGACAACTCAGCGTCAAATTCTGCTTGAAGAGCTTTCCAGGGTCAACACCCACCCTACTGCCTGCGAACTGTATGAGATGGTGAGAAAACGATTGCCCAGAATCGGGCTGGGAACAGTCTACCGGAACCTGGAGCTTATGGCTGATTCCGGGATGATACTGAAGCTCGAACTGGGTGGGGCGCAGAAACGCTTTGATGCCACCACCGATCCGCATTACCATATTCGTTGTTCAGTCTGTGGAAAAATGGAGGACATCAGCATTGATGTGCAGGAAAGGATCACTCAAAACGCTACTGAGCAAACCTCCTATCATATTCTAGGACACAGTATTGAGTTCACGGGTGAATGCCCGGCATGTCAGCAGGAAAAAGAAAAGGAGGCTGAGGCAGCTTAAAAAACTGCACTTCCGACCTCCTTTTGTCAAACCTGATGTCTTCCTGATTTTTGACGGTTGAGAGAGTGTGAAAAGCTCTCTTACTCATTACTCAGCAGGGCAAAACAGGACCTTGCAGAAGCGACGTTTCCCAACCTTGAGCAACACTTCGGCATTAGTTGGGATTTCAGCGGCGACGTCTGCAACCTTCTCACCGTTTACGGTAACAGCGTTTTGTTTGACCATCCGCCGACCGTCTGAAGTTGATTGGACAAGATCAGCTTCCAGCAGAAGCTTGGGTAGCCATATGGTCTCCCCCTCCACAGCAAGGGTCTTTTCCGGGATATCATCAGGCAACTCGTGCCGCTTAAAAATCTGATCGAAATTTTTTTCCGCTGCCTCTGCTGCATCTTGGTCATGAAAACGTGCGACAAGCTCCTTAGCAAGCTGCACCTTGACCGCCTTAGGATGTACCTTGCCCTGCTCCATATCCTGCTTCAGCTGACCGATTTTGTCCATCGTCAGATCGCTGAGCAGCTCATAATAACGGAACATGAGCTCATCACTCATGGAAAGAACCTTGCCAAAGATATCATCCGCTGATTCGGAGACACCGATGTAATTTCCCAGAGACTTGCTCATCTTATTGACCCCGTCCAGTCCCTCAAGCAGGGGCATGGTCAAAACAACCTGGGGAGCCATACCGCGAGAGCGCTGCATTTCCCGGCCCATGAGCAGGTTAAAAAGCTGATCTGTTCCCCCCAGCTCCACATCAGCCTTTAAGGCAACAGAATCGTAGCCCTGAATCAGGGGGTAGAAAAATTCATGAATAGAGATAGGCTGATGTCCCTCAAAACGCTTCTTAAAATCATCGCGCTCCAACATGCGAGCAACGGTCAGCTCAGAGGCCAGACGAATCATCTCGTAGGAGGAAAGCTCCCCTAACCATGCAGAGTTAAAAACTACTTTGGTTTTGGCAGGATCCAGAATCTTGAAAACCTGCTGTTTATAGGTCTCTGCATTACGGGTAACCTCGTCACGGGTCAGGGGCGGACGGGTCTCAGATTTACCGGTCGGATCGCCGATCAGTCCGGTAAAATCGCCGATCAGAAAGTTAACAGTATGGCCCAGCTGCTGAAACTGCCGCAGCTTCTGGAGCAATACGGTATGTCCCAAATGGAGATCCGGCGCAGTGGGATCAAAACCAGCTTTGACAACCAGCGGTTCATCCTTTTCAATGGCGTTTTTGAGCTTCTTTTCCAGATCTTCCCGGGAAATAAGCTCGGCACAGCCGCGTTCAATAAGTGCGATTTGTTCCTCAACGGATTTCATGATTCATCAGCCCTTTTGTTACGAGCACTGTGCGTGCTGCATGTCCTTACTTTCCCTACGCATTTCCAACCTACTTATAAAACAAGTTATTTCGCGTATTCAACAGCCCGGGTTTCCCGGATAACCGTCACCCGAATCTGACCAGGATAGGTTAATTGATCCTCAATGGTCTTGGCGATATCACGGCTCAGCAGCACAGCCTCATCATCATGCACCTTATGACTGTCCACAATAATCCGCAAATCCCGACCAGCCTGCACAGCATAAGACTTATCAACGCCATCAAAGGCGTTGGCAATCTTCTCCAGATCTTCCAAACGCTTCACATAGCTCTGCAACATCTCTTTCCGGGCACCTGGACGGGCACCTGACAGGGCATCAGCAGACTGCACCAAGACATCAAGTACACTCTTGGGCTGGAGGTCCTCATGATGGGCACCAACTGCGTAGACGATATCATCGGCCTCTCCGTATTTCTTCACCAGATCGCGTCCAATAATGGCATGGGAGCCTTCCACTTCATGATCCACGGCCTTGCCGATATCATGGAGCAAACCTGCCCGTTTGGCCTTTTTCACATCCAGACCCAGTTCCGCAGCCATCACGCCACAGAGAAAGGCAACCTCCAGGGAATGCTGCAAGATATTTTGCCCATAGCTGGTCCGATACTTCAGGCGTCCAATCAGATTGACCAATTCCACGTGCATGCCGTGGGCATTGACATCAAAGGTGGCCTGCTCGCCCACCTCTTTAATCTCCACATCCAGCTCATCAGTAACCTTGGCCACCACCTCTTCGATACGGGCCGGATGAATCCTACCATCGGAAATCAGCTGGATCAACGATTGCCGGGCTACCTCACGGCGAATGGGATTAAAACCAGACAGTATCACGGCCTCCGGGGTATCATCGATAATGATATCAATGCCAGTCGCCGCCTCGATTGCTCGAATATTACGGCCTTCCCGCCCAATGATCCGCCCCTTCATCTCATCACTGGGAAGCGGTACCATAGAGACGGTCTTGTCCGCGACGTAATCGCCTGCATAACGGGCAATGGCAAGGGCGAGGACATTCTTCCCTTTCCGGTCAGCCTCAAGCTTCATTTCATTTTCAATCCGACTCAGACGCTTAGCAGCATCCATCCGGGCCTCACTCTCGATGGAGTCCATGAGCCGTTCTTTAGCCTGCTCACGGGTTATCCCGGAAATATTCTCCAGCTCGTAGCGCTGCTGCTCAATAAGCTTACCCAGTTCCTCCTCTCGTTGCGTAATATCTTGTTCACGCCCGCTTATTTTTTTCTCTCGCCCCTGGAGGGCAGACTCTTTTTTCTTCAGGTCATTGAGTTCATCATGGACCTTATCAAGCTTCCGGTCAAGGCGACGTTGCTCTTCCTTCAGTCCTTTCCGAGACTCTCTGATTTCTTCTTCAGCCTCTTTTTTGGATTGATAGATTTCCTCTTTGACCTGAAGCAGACGTTCTTTTTTAATCTGCTCAGCTTCCTGAATCGCATTTTCAACAATCAGCCGCCCCTGTCCTTCTATATCGGCCTGATTCCCCTCAACAAACTTTTTTCTCAGCACAAAACCGACAGCTACCCCGGCTATTAATGCCAGAACAAAGAGAAGTACCGCCACACCGCTCATCATCATAGTTTATTTACCTGCTCTGTTATGCTGCATTGAAAGCAAAGCAATCTCCTTGCACAAGAGAGAAAAAAAGAACTATGCTCTCAATATATTCAATAAGTTACATGCAAAATAGTAAAAAGTTCGGAGCGCTCAGGAGGGAGAAGAGAATACACCAACAAGAAGGTGTTGATGAAAATATGCTTTCAAACGGATCAGAAGGACGCAACAGGATAACGCTGCGAAAAGACATTATATTAAAAAATCTTTACAGATCGGAAGAATATATCCGTTAAAAGACCGGTGGATCAATAACAGCAAAAACCGAAGCAGGATCACCCCCATCCTCCAGGCATTGCGCCGGAAAACGCCCCTTTTCTGAAGCATACCTCACTTCTCCGGAGCTCTTCCTGCCGCACCGGAATTCCTCAACCCCTCATCCTCATGAGGCTTGCCTGAGAAATATATTAAAACGGGACAATGCAGCATTCCATGCTTGCTGCCAACGGTCCCCCGAAAAAACCGCTGTAAAAAAAATCCCCGCTCTGCCGTGTCAACGCAATGATTAAACCTATATAAATAGGTGGGCAACTCATACCGCAGTTAGGAAATCAATACAGTTTTCCAGCATGCGGCAGGGAAGTTACCCTATCAAAGAGAGTTGGCTCAATACTCCGCTGATCACGAACAGCGCAGGGAAGCTCATTATAATACTCCAAAGGAGATCAGGATAAAAGATAAAACTCAGCTCAGGTCTTCAGCGTTGCTGAAACTCGCTCAATAATCCCTGATATTATATCATTTTTTCCTTTATATCTTTTTCGCTCGGCATAGAATCCGTCAAATTCTCGCTGCATACTCACATACCGAGCAGCTATCCGCAAACAGGCCAAAACCAACATTGTACTGGATGGGACAGTTGTTGTAGGGCCACATTCTTCAGGGGCTCCCAGTTCCTTCCGTAATACAGAAACCGCCTCTTGCACCTCGTCATCAGGCACATCGCTGTAAAACGAAAATTCCTGCCCATACAGGGTGAAGCTAATACGGCGCTCTTCCATATCCGGTGGATGGCGTTTTTTCAGTAGCTTACAGCGGCAGCAGAATCTGAGAACTCATCGTTCTCTTCAGCATCCTGCTCACTTTCTGCCTGCTCGCTGTTGCCTTGCTCAGACTCCCATTGTTCTATCCGCCCAAGCAGACCGGAAACTCGACGACTCACCTCGGAACGCTGCTCCTGCAGTTCGGTGAGTTCCATTTTCAAAAGTTCGCATTCTTCTTCGCTCTCACGAAGCTTTCCTTCCAGAACACGATAGTTATCTTTCAGATGAGTGTAATTATCTATCAAGGTATCGACAAGTTGTTCCAGGCGAACAAACTCTTCGTTTTCCATACCGTACATCCTTTTTTATGTTTCTCTCTTTGCCAACAACCTAAGACGTAAAAATCAATAGTGCTGACCGAAACAATTCTTCACAAATGGAACAGTCTCTTAATGTTTCTATACTTACCAGTTAGTGCAGGCAAACGCAAGGATTTTACCGAACCCTCACAACGAATTTCCTCAGTTAACGGGAATATTGCCAGCTTACAGGACGCCCCTTTTTATAAGGCATATGTCCGTGAAAAGGACGGGGATCTTTATCAAAGACCAAGGGGAGAAAATATTGATCTCCTTCCCACATAGGAAGCTCTCCCAAGGTGTCCAGACGATGCCAGGCCAGCGCCCCTTCTTCGTTGGCCTGTCGAGGTTCCCCGACAAACGAGGTAATCAAAAAAACAAATCCCAGCCAGTGTTCCCCACTGGGACCGAAGCCGGGCCAGCTGATTGTTCCCCGCAGCTGCATTTCCTGACAAAGAATACCAGCCTCTTCCTGGATCTCGCGGACCATGCAGCTATACACGTCCTCATCAGCCTCCATCTTGCCGCCCAAGCCGTTATACTTGCCAAGATGTTGGTCATTTTCTCGGGCATTTCGATGGATAAGCAGCACTTTTCCTCCATCTGGAGAGAGAATATAACCGAGTGTTCCCACAATAGGAGTGTACATTGGCTCTTTCCTGCTCTGATTACTCATCCTGCGGCTCCTGCGGCAAGCTCCTTCCTCCCACGAGGAATGGCAGCTTCTTTCAGGCGCTCTTTACGGTCTATTTCAGAGTTTGTCAATATCTCACTCTGACCCGGTTGTTTTTCATCAGCCTTTTGCAGAAGAATTATTACGGAAAACCGGTAATATTTGCCCGGTCATTTTTAATAGAAAAAGATACAGCGCTTCTGCATGAAAAAGTTTTGACAAACAGCATCAAAAAAACAGCAAATATAGACTTGCGAAGAAAAGGAACTGCGTCAAGAAGTAGCGCATGAACACTACTCAAAAAACCAAGAGATCGAGTTTTAAATGGCTGCTTAGCCTAAAAACGAACAGCACAGGTCGAATAATTTCTAAACAAACGAGCGAGAAAGACCTCACTCCAATAAAATACCTTCCATTTTAACATATTACCGTGCTAATCTTACGGTATGAAAGATTGAAAAAATCTCTAAAAATCATTCCAGGAGCATAGCAATGGAGAAAAGGAAGGGGATACTCCACTGAATGTCTTACATTCCGAATAGACGGGAATATGTCGAGGCATTCAGGGAAGATTCCACTTGTATTCACAAAAAAAAGGAGGACGGTCATGAGGTGGTTATTTTTATTCGCATTACTCACGTGTTATTCTGCACAGGTTGATGCTGCTATAAAACCCTGCGAGGAACTGAAAGAAGAAATTGCGACAAAAATAGAAGCAAAGGGCGTAACATCCTATGAGCTGAAGATTGTAAAAAGCGAGGAGGCAGAAAACGGCACGGCGCGTGAGGGAGAAGTCGTCGGGAGCTGCGAGGGTGGAACCAAAAAAATTCTTTACACAAAGGCCCATAAGCCGACTGATCCGCATACGGCCAGCAAAGCGCTCAGCAATCATTCACAGACTGGAGGAGTTTAAAAAAGAAAAAAGTACCACTCAAGTAGTGCAATGAGTCCTGCGAGTACATTCTGTACAGAGAGGAGGGACTATCCCCTCCTCTTCCAGAGGAGAGAGGGCTCCTATGCAAAGATACACTCCCTCACCTAACTCTTCATTTTTCCGCCTCACCTTCTCTCCAACAGGCAAGCTCCCAGCCTTCAGAGGATTTTTTTCTCGCCTCGAAAGTAAATCAAAAACGAATCAGAAAAGAATTTGGTACAAATCATCCTATGGGGCTCTTATCAAAGGTAAGAGTAATTATCAATACCGCATTCGACTTTCTTAATAAGGAAACGTTAAAAGGAGGAAAGCCCATGCACAAATTAGTTTTCGCCACTCTTACTGCCCTTTTTCTCTTCACAGCAACCTCAGCAGCTGTACCATGAATTCATGAGATGCAGCAGAGATCAAAGCTGTTTTTCCTCTCCACCTTTCTGCTTTCCTTGATTGGCCGCAGCCAGTTCCGCATTTTTGGCGAGATTCTCCCCCAGGCGCTCGATTGTCCATTCCAGGCGTTCTTTAATGGCCCCTTCCTGTCCCGGTACTTGGCAGGGTTTCAGGTTGGCGAGGACATCTTTGAGCTTGGCAACGTCGTCCTTGGTGCCGGTGTATTCCAGGTTCCATAGGGCGAGGTCGATAGCGCGGAAGGCGGCGTAGGGAAAAGGGGATGGGAGGTCGGCGGGGTCAAAGGCCTGGTGGGCTTGGATGATTGTGCCGATCAGGGGGGCATCGGCCTTGGCAGCCAACGCGCGGATAGCTCCTTGGCGGACTTGGTAGAGGGGGTGATTAAGAAGATTGACACCTTTCTTTGGTGGAGATATGCGAGCTAAGGTGTGACCTAGCAAATGCTCTATCTGTTCCTTATGCCATCGCTCATTTACTCTCTCCTTTCCTTCCGCTATCGTTTCTTCAGAAGAACGCAATTCATCATTACTGTCCCTCTTCTTTCGCCAATCTGCTTTCTCAGCTGTTAATTGCTTTAGCTCTTCCGTTAATTTCTTTTGCAGGGCGCTACCTGATGAGTTGTCCGTTTCAAGGCGTTTCTTCCAGTATAAACAACGAAAGTAAAGAGAGTCGCTCTCCTCTAACTTATTGAGCACTTGCCCAAAGTCCCGTGCGCATTCTGGTCGTCCAGTTGCGCCGAGGGCCTCTACAGCAACTCTTCGCCGGAAGCTGTTTTTGGGATTCTGATCATGAATGAAGGCCTGTAATGTTGAGCGAATCTTCTGATCCATCTCAGAAAGATCCGTCGTCTTTGCTTCTCCTCTGAAGGAGATAAAGCGTCCAAGGGCACTGACCGCAGTATCTTGTAATTCCAGATTAGTATGATTAGTCAAGGCAAGTAGCTTTGGCACCTGTTGCTGCACTAACTCTGGTGCATACTCACCGATTATCCCTAACGATTCGAGTGCCGGTATAACTACAGACCACTCGGCATCGTCTATAAGTTTGTCAAGTAATGCTACAGACTGTTCTGTAAAGATGCTGGAAAGTTTTTGGGCAGCTTCCTTCCTTTCATCAGAGTATATCGAGGAAGTTTTTTCAGTTAGTATATCAAGCTGTTTTCGTTGCCATACAAAAAGCTCGGGTGAAGAATGATTGAGTCGCGCTAACGCCTGTGACGTTGCACATTGAACTTCCAGATATCTGTCATCAAGGCGTTTATTTATTACAGGGATTGAGTGAATGTCTTGCAGTTCTCCAAGAGCCCGTATTGCCGCCTCCTGAACTCCACTATCACCCTGATTAATCAGGCGTCTTATTACAGGAATAGCCTTATCGTCACGCAACGTTCCAAGCACTTTGACTGCCGCCATCTGCACATATGGTGTCCCATTGTCAAAAAATCTTCTGATTTCGGAAATTGTCTCTTTCTCATGCAGTGCTCCAAAGGCCTCAATCGTTGCTGATTGTACAGAAGCAACTTCATTCAAAATGAGCTTCCTAATTTTAGGGATCGATTCCGTGTCATGCAATGTCGCAAGAGCCTTTATTGCGCTTGATTGTATCCACGAATAATCAAAGTCAAGACATACTCTTATGGCAGGTATTGAGCCTTGGTCACGAAATACGGCAAGACTCTCAACTATTTCTGATGTTGCACCTATTTCATAAATACGCTTTCTAAACTTAGGAATCGATCCGTTGTCATGAAGTCTTGTGAGTGCCTCAATTACGTACCCCAGTTCCCACGAATCATTATTACTAAAAAGCTTT is drawn from Candidatus Electrothrix aestuarii and contains these coding sequences:
- a CDS encoding transcriptional repressor, which produces MNAPESMIRLTTQRQILLEELSRVNTHPTACELYEMVRKRLPRIGLGTVYRNLELMADSGMILKLELGGAQKRFDATTDPHYHIRCSVCGKMEDISIDVQERITQNATEQTSYHILGHSIEFTGECPACQQEKEKEAEAA
- the tyrS gene encoding tyrosine--tRNA ligase, with protein sequence MKSVEEQIALIERGCAELISREDLEKKLKNAIEKDEPLVVKAGFDPTAPDLHLGHTVLLQKLRQFQQLGHTVNFLIGDFTGLIGDPTGKSETRPPLTRDEVTRNAETYKQQVFKILDPAKTKVVFNSAWLGELSSYEMIRLASELTVARMLERDDFKKRFEGHQPISIHEFFYPLIQGYDSVALKADVELGGTDQLFNLLMGREMQRSRGMAPQVVLTMPLLEGLDGVNKMSKSLGNYIGVSESADDIFGKVLSMSDELMFRYYELLSDLTMDKIGQLKQDMEQGKVHPKAVKVQLAKELVARFHDQDAAEAAEKNFDQIFKRHELPDDIPEKTLAVEGETIWLPKLLLEADLVQSTSDGRRMVKQNAVTVNGEKVADVAAEIPTNAEVLLKVGKRRFCKVLFCPAE
- the rny gene encoding ribonuclease Y; the protein is MMSGVAVLLFVLALIAGVAVGFVLRKKFVEGNQADIEGQGRLIVENAIQEAEQIKKERLLQVKEEIYQSKKEAEEEIRESRKGLKEEQRRLDRKLDKVHDELNDLKKKESALQGREKKISGREQDITQREEELGKLIEQQRYELENISGITREQAKERLMDSIESEARMDAAKRLSRIENEMKLEADRKGKNVLALAIARYAGDYVADKTVSMVPLPSDEMKGRIIGREGRNIRAIEAATGIDIIIDDTPEAVILSGFNPIRREVARQSLIQLISDGRIHPARIEEVVAKVTDELDVEIKEVGEQATFDVNAHGMHVELVNLIGRLKYRTSYGQNILQHSLEVAFLCGVMAAELGLDVKKAKRAGLLHDIGKAVDHEVEGSHAIIGRDLVKKYGEADDIVYAVGAHHEDLQPKSVLDVLVQSADALSGARPGARKEMLQSYVKRLEDLEKIANAFDGVDKSYAVQAGRDLRIIVDSHKVHDDEAVLLSRDIAKTIEDQLTYPGQIRVTVIRETRAVEYAK
- the zapA gene encoding cell division protein ZapA codes for the protein MEERRISFTLYGQEFSFYSDVPDDEVQEAVSVLRKELGAPEECGPTTTVPSSTMLVLACLRIAARYVSMQREFDGFYAERKRYKGKNDIISGIIERVSATLKT
- a CDS encoding cell division protein ZapB produces the protein MENEEFVRLEQLVDTLIDNYTHLKDNYRVLEGKLRESEEECELLKMELTELQEQRSEVSRRVSGLLGRIEQWESEQGNSEQAESEQDAEENDEFSDSAAAVSY
- a CDS encoding 8-oxo-dGTP diphosphatase codes for the protein MYTPIVGTLGYILSPDGGKVLLIHRNARENDQHLGKYNGLGGKMEADEDVYSCMVREIQEEAGILCQEMQLRGTISWPGFGPSGEHWLGFVFLITSFVGEPRQANEEGALAWHRLDTLGELPMWEGDQYFLPLVFDKDPRPFHGHMPYKKGRPVSWQYSR
- a CDS encoding HEAT repeat domain-containing protein; this translates as MRDGFYKTGYNFSEKILYISDMEGAAKQVAQFSIVRTRKIKQLLISLLCQNNAVEVRKMAIQILATLHVNEAIPELRELLKENNFYIQAEAIKALAILHDKNIIFYLVNFLRQLDKETKHLQFIGNQVVSTLQAAEVLPNIRKLIKDKNPNIRTAALNMLITLRADELTSEVIVLLEDKDPYVREAAINFLESLNNEEAIPEIRKLIQDREPYTQVAAIEALGTLHDKDMLPVIRKLIQDRNANVSAAAISYLALFRDKEELSVMEEFIWNRDWSIKRAAVRAFAVLHIKEVIPDIRKLFSNNDSWELGYVIEALTRLHDNGSIPKFRKRIYEIGATSEIVESLAVFRDQGSIPAIRVCLDFDYSWIQSSAIKALATLHDTESIPKIRKLILNEVASVQSATIEAFGALHEKETISEIRRFFDNGTPYVQMAAVKVLGTLRDDKAIPVIRRLINQGDSGVQEAAIRALGELQDIHSIPVINKRLDDRYLEVQCATSQALARLNHSSPELFVWQRKQLDILTEKTSSIYSDERKEAAQKLSSIFTEQSVALLDKLIDDAEWSVVIPALESLGIIGEYAPELVQQQVPKLLALTNHTNLELQDTAVSALGRFISFRGEAKTTDLSEMDQKIRSTLQAFIHDQNPKNSFRRRVAVEALGATGRPECARDFGQVLNKLEESDSLYFRCLYWKKRLETDNSSGSALQKKLTEELKQLTAEKADWRKKRDSNDELRSSEETIAEGKERVNERWHKEQIEHLLGHTLARISPPKKGVNLLNHPLYQVRQGAIRALAAKADAPLIGTIIQAHQAFDPADLPSPFPYAAFRAIDLALWNLEYTGTKDDVAKLKDVLANLKPCQVPGQEGAIKERLEWTIERLGENLAKNAELAAANQGKQKGGEEKQL